The window AAGAAGAGTGCCCTCTAAAACTACGAGGATCTCGGTAGCACGGGGGTGAGTGTGGGGAGGGTTCAAACCATAAGGCGCAAAATCGATGCGTGCTAAGGAAACACCTAAAGTGTTGAGTCCTGGAATTTGGTTGACATTTACTGCTGTTACATTCGACCCGAGTGGATTTGCTGTGCTTCCAGGCTTGTTAAGCCCTGGAAAGAAGAAATCTTCGGGTTTCACAAGCTTTGGATCCTTGCATATCTTTCCATTGACAAATACTGCATTAgccaagataaaaaaaaaaaagttagtatGTCACACATTAACTGGTATATTagtgttttttcttttgataagtAATATAATGGCACCAATTAAGACAgtcatgaaaattttaaaaacaataTAGTTTACCGCCAGCATTGGCATCAGGAACTGCGACACAAAAATCCTGCAATGGACTTGGATCAGATGCATGGACAATTGTAAAAACAAGTGCCAAGATGGCTGCAGCTATGTGGAAGCGAAAAGCCATGCTTATCAGAGACGAAGTATCAAACTATATGAGCTAGTTAGAAAGATGAAAAGTTGTTTCTTCTCAGATTGTGGATGAATATGTGGTAAAGATTCCTATTTATAGCTATC is drawn from Coffea arabica cultivar ET-39 chromosome 1c, Coffea Arabica ET-39 HiFi, whole genome shotgun sequence and contains these coding sequences:
- the LOC113705869 gene encoding putative germin-like protein 2-1 is translated as MAFRFHIAAAILALVFTIVHASDPSPLQDFCVAVPDANAGVFVNGKICKDPKLVKPEDFFFPGLNKPGSTANPLGSNVTAVNVNQIPGLNTLGVSLARIDFAPYGLNPPHTHPRATEILVVLEGTLLVGFVTSNPGMNMKNKLFTKVLNPGDVFVFPQGLIHFQFNQGHSNAVAFAGLSSQNPGVITIANAVFGSKPPISRDVLTKAFQVDKKVVKYLQSQFWWDNHYYP